The following coding sequences are from one Salvia hispanica cultivar TCC Black 2014 chromosome 3, UniMelb_Shisp_WGS_1.0, whole genome shotgun sequence window:
- the LOC125215252 gene encoding chorismate mutase 2-like: MGDCCEIEEGAYADSLLNLEWLRRSLVREEDSIIFSLIERSKYPINSRLYDQSAAAAPSLLHLFIKESEAVQAKAGRYTSPEENAFFPDSLPPLKHNPVLHPSGACININSKILNHYLNMLIPLIAAKGDDDRNYAATAASDLACLQALSRRIHYGKFVAEVKFRDSPQDYTPAILAKDKDGLMKLLTFESVEEAIKKRVEKKAMVFGQEVELQENGSYKVKPELVSQLYGEWVIPLTKFVQVEYLLRRLD, encoded by the exons ATGGGTGATTGTTGTGAAATTGAAGAAGGGGCGTATGCGGATAGCTTGCTGAATCTGGAGTGGTTGAGGAGGAGTCTGGTGCGGGAGGAAGATAGCATCATCTTCAGTCTCATTGAGAGGTCCAAATATCCGATCAACTCGCGATTGTACGATCAATCCGCTGCGGCTGCGCCTTCTCTGCTGCACTTGTTCATTAAGGAATCCGAAGCTGTTCAAGCTAAG GCTGGTCGTTACACATCACCGGAAGAAAACGCATTCTTCCCGGATAGTTTACCTCCTCTTAAACACAATCCT GTGTTGCATCCTTCAGGAGCATGCATCAACATAAACTCCAAGATACTCAACCATTACCTCAACATGCTGATCCCTCTCATTGCTGCCAAGGGCGATGATGACAGGAACTATGCCGCCACTGCAGCCTCTGATCTAGCATGTCTGCAGGCTCTCTCAAGAAGGATCCATTATGGCAAATTTGTGGCTGAGGTGAAATTCAGAGACTCCCCTCAAGACTATACTCCGGCTATACTTGCTAAG GACAAGGATGGTTTGATGAAGTTATTGACGTTTGAGAGCGTGGAAGAGGCGATCAAGAAACGAGTGGAGAAGAAGGCGATGGTGTTCGGGCAGGAGGTGGAGCTTCAAGAAAATGGCAGCTATAAGGTTAAGCCTGAACTGGTTTCTCAGCTCTATGGGGAATGGGTGATTCCTTTGACTAAATTTGTTCAAGTCGAGTACCTTCTTCGTCGTCTTGATTGA
- the LOC125215017 gene encoding formin-like protein 18, with the protein MALCRKFFYRKPPEGLLEISERVYVFDCCFTTTQLGGDEYEVYIGDIVDQLREYFPDSSFIVFSFGDGDYQRDIATILDKHGITVVDYPSQNESCPVLTVEMIHHFLRSSESWLCIGQRNVLLMHCQNGSYPVLAFMLSAFLIYRKQYCGERKTLDMVYKQAPPEAMHSLSPIDPLPSQLRYLQYVSRRNIGSPWPPLDRALTLDCVILRAIPNMDGKGGCRPIFRVYGPDPLMAADPKTKLLFSMSKTNRSAIYFRQADYEIVKLDINCHVQGDVVLECITLDDSLEYEEIMFRAMFNTAFIRSNVLMLTCDELDAVWDAKDHFPGNFRVEVIFSDMDSTSSIVMLDSPPSQEIEGLPIEAFSQVHDIFNDLDWGDTEIDNAINIIQQMTVSSILEEKLDFTKKESWQNPALIEKDEHVEDLKVTSSGDFHALVENETSYPPASSKSSFDFDNFYTNNTGLRVSVQRPAQSKIISPRLSQASPFSQPAFASSPQGSLGRLTRYSSAPVGITALLEDDDEMESLLSAVTPSSMKSGLGAVASAPPPPPPPPLHSSPDLSPSTPPPPPPPPSIGSTEPPHLPSAPCPPPPPLPSSPKTIPPPTGSTPPPPPGRFVPPPPAPSKPGASSMLLSSATAVVGGKKLLRAGVKAKKASLKPYHWLKLTRAMQGSLWAETQKPEEASKAPELDLGELESLFSATVPNSDPRKTYMHGSTVKSDKVHLIEFRRANNCEIMLTKVKIPVSDLMKSALALDDSALDGDQVENIIKFCPTKEEMELLKNYKGDFENLGKCEQFFIELMKVPRVEAKLRVFSIKIQFCSQISDLRQSLNVVNSISEEVRNSVKFKRIMQTILSLGNALNQGTARGSAVGFRLDSLPKLAETRARNNKLTLIHYLCKVLAEKLPEVLDFHEDLVNLEAATKIQLKYLAEEMQAITKGIEKVVQELIASENDGAVSETFCTILKNFLGTAEAEVRSLAALYSGVGRNADSLAHYFGEDPARCPFEQVVSTLLNFVRMFRKAHEENCKQLELENKKKTQEETENQKLKENASSKELDDENGIATAEKLSGLL; encoded by the exons ATGGCTCTTTGCCGCAAATTTTTCTACCGGAAGCCGCCGGAAGGGCTCTTGGAGATCTCAGAAAGGGTTTATG TGTTTGATTGCTGCTTCACTACGACTCAATTGGGTGGTGACGAGTATGAGGTGTATATAGGGGATATCGTGGATCAGCTCCGCGAATACTTCCCGGATTCTTCGTTCATAGTGTTTAGTTTCGGAGATGGGGATTACCAGAGAGATATCGCTACTATTCTAGATaagcatggcataacagtggTTGATTACCCCAGCCAGAATGAGAGCTGCCCGGTGCTCACGGTGGAGATGATCCACCACTTCCTTAGGTCGAGTGAGAGCTGGCTCTGCATCGGGCAGAGGAACGTGCTCTTGATGCATTGCCAGAATGGCTCCTACCCTGTCCTCGCCTTCATGCTGTCAGCATTCTTGATATATAGGAAGCAATACTGTGGGGAGAGGAAAACTCTGGATATGGTGTACAAGCAAGCTCCTCCTGAGGCTATGCATTCGCTCTCGCCTATAGACCCATTGCCTTCACAGTTGAGGTATCTGCAGTATGTGTCGAGGAGGAACATAGGGTCCCCTTGGCCTCCCTTGGACAGGGCTCTGACGTTGGATTGTGTCATTCTTCGAGCTATCCCCAATATGGATGGAAAGGGGGGTTGTCGTCCCATATTTAGGGTATATGGACCCGATCCGTTGATGGCTGCTGATCCAAAAACTAAACTGCTCTTCTCTATGTCAAAAACAAACAGATCTGCGATTTACTTTAGACAG GCAGACTATGAAATTGTTAAACTTGATATCAATTGCCATGTACAAGGTGACGTTGTGCTCGAGTGCATAACTCTGGATGATAGCCTAGAATACGAAGAGATCATGTTCCGTGCGATGTTCAATACAGCGTTTATCAGATCAAACGTACTGATGCTTACCTGTGACGAACTTGATGCAGTGTGGGACGCCAAGGACCACTTTCCCGGGAACTTCAGAGTCGAG GTTATTTTCTCTGACATGGACTCCACTTCTTCGATTGTGATGCTGGACTCACCGCCTAGCCAAGAGATTGAAGGTCTTCCCATTGAGGCGTTTTCTCAGGTTCACGACATATTCAACGACCTCGACTGGGGAGACACTGAGATAGACAATGCAATTAACATAATCCAACAAATGACTGTCTCTAGTATTCTTGAAGAGAAACTcgattttactaaaaaggagaGCTGGCAGAATCCTGCTCTGATTGAGAAAGATGAACATGTGGAGGATTTGAAGGTTACTTCTTCCGGTGattttcatgcattggttgaAAATGAGACAAGTTATCCACCAGCCTCTTCAAAGTCGTCCTTTGATTTCGATAATTTTTATACCAACAACACTGGACTGCGTGTTTCTGTTCAGAGACCTGCTCAGTCCAAAATCATATCACCGCGATTATCCCAAGCATCACCGTTTAGTCAACCTGCGTTTGCTAGTTCTCCTCAAGGCTCGTTGGGACGTCTCACAAGGTACAGTAGTGCACCAGTTGGGATTACAGCTCTGCTTGAAGACGATGATGAGATGGAATCTCTTCTGTCAGCAGTCACTCCGAGTTCAATGAAATCGGGATTAGGAGCTGTTGCTTctgctcctcctcctcctccgccaccACCATTGCATTCTAGTCCTGACTTATCTCCTTCCACACCGCCTCCTCCCCCACCGCCTCCTAGTATAGGATCAACAGAGCCTCCACATTTACCATCAGCACCTTGTCCTCCCCCTCCACCCCTACCCTCATCTCCTAAAACCATCCCTCCTCCAACAGGGTCAACCCCACCTCCGCCACCAGGTAGGTTTGTTCCACCTCCGCCCGCTCCATCAAAACCTGGTGCCTCTTCTATGCTGCTTTCATCTGCCACTGCTGTAGTGGGTGGAAAGAAGCTGCTAAGGGCCGGTGTAAAAGCTAAAAAGGCATCCCTCAAACCGTATCACTGGTTGAAGCTAACAAGGGCTATGCAGGGCAGCCTATGGGCTGAGACACAAAAACCCGAGGAGGCATCAAA AGCTCCTGAGTTAGACTTGGGTGAACTCGAGAGTCTTTTCTCAGCTACTGTTCCAAATTCAGATCCTCGGAAAACATACATGCATGGCTCAACAGTCAAATCAGATAAAGTCCATCTG ATTGAGTTCCGAAGGGCAAACAACTGTGAAATCATGCTGACAAAAGTTAAAATTCCTGTGTCTGATTTGATG AAATCAGCCCTTGCTTTAGATGACTCAGCACTGGATGGTGATCaagttgaaaatatcattaaattttgtcCAACCAAGGAAGAAATGGAACTCCTCAAg AACTACAAAGGTGACTTCGAGAACCTTGGCAAGTGCGAGCAG TTTTTCATTGAGCTGATGAAAGTTCCACGCGTTGAGGCCAAGCTAAGAGTTTtctcaattaaaattcaattttgctCCCAG ATATCAGATTTGAGACAGAGCTTAAACGTCGTGAATTCTATATCTGAAGAG GTCAGGAATTCTGTGAAATTTAAAAGGATCATGCAAACTATTCTTTCACTCGGTAATGCATTAAACCAGGGAACTGCCCGAG GTTCTGCAGTTGGATTCCGATTGGACAGCCTCCCAAAACTCGCTGAAACAAGAGCTAGAAATAACAAGCTGACACTTATTCATTATCTGTGTAAG GTGCTAGCCGAAAAGTTGCCAGAAGTGTTAGATTTTCATGAAGATTTAGTCAATTTAGAGGCTGCAACAAAG ATTCAACTCAAGTACTTAGCAGAGGAAATGCAAGCCATTACCAAAgggattgaaaaagttgtaCAAGAGCTTATTGCTTCTGAAAATGATGGAGCTGTATCAGAGACCTTCTGCACG attttgaaaaactttttgGGCACTGCTGAAGCGGAAGTAAGATCCCTGGCTGCACTTTATTCCGGAGTG GGAAGGAATGCAGATTCATTGGCTCATTATTTTGGAGAAGATCCTGCACGTTGCCCATTCGAGCAAG TTGTGTCAACTTTACTCAACTTTGTGAGGATGTTTCGAAAGGCTCACGAGGAGAACTGCAAGCAATTGGAGCTTGAGAATAAGAAGAAGACGCAGGAGGAAACGGAGAATCAGAAGCTCAAAGAAAATGCGTCAAGCAAGGAGCTGGACGATGAGAATGGTATTGCAACTGCAGAAAAACTGTCTGGACTTCTATAA
- the LOC125215784 gene encoding protein POLAR LOCALIZATION DURING ASYMMETRIC DIVISION AND REDISTRIBUTION-like has protein sequence MSCDGAAAAKDRRPRRRTEICRSFTCMSPSFIFRRWFNGGKSRFSRTEFAERNWGKGEIDADLDVQSELGMVSPSSEDFSEIGKEAPVNVGIGYGMIYLVRTELNKMAELRKRVESLLQHLQTEIENQDDEHLYMPSASTRAHVEEIMYDEQHESIQCSSPNDVNQPEIDQFRLEGSSRMDQLEAELEAEIGRLHLEEDGEVFHPEVNVEQNAAELSLNACCEEHEYGTDEFHGVSPRELERKLYQVMEVRQQERIKELEAALEYAVRELEEKEREVSLWRDAGRLVAQHLPAISTVLAQL, from the exons ATGAGCTGCGACGGTGCTGCGGCGGCGAAGGATCGGAGGCCGCGGCGGAGGACAGAGATCTGCCGGAGCTTCACTTGTATGTCGCCATCGTTTATCTTCCGGCGTTGGTTCAATGGCGGGAAATCTAGGTTTTCGAGAACAGAATTTGCAGAGAGAAATTGGGGGAAAGGGGAAATCGATGCGGATCTGGATGTACAGAGTGAATTAGGAATGGTATCTCCTTCCTCGGAAGATTTTTCAG AAATTGGGAAAGAGGCTCCGGTCAATGTTGGAATTGGGTATGGTATGATTTATCTTGTTAGAACTGAGCTCAACAAGATGGCTGAGTTGAGGAAAAGAGTTGAATCACTTCTGCAGCATCTCCAAACAGAGATCGAAAATCAAGACGACGAACACCTTTACATGCCCTCGGCATCCACCAGAGCTCATGTCGAAGAAATCATGTATGATGAGCAGCATGAATCGATTCAATGCTCATCCCCAAATGATGTCAATCAGCCTGAAATTGATCAATTTAGGCTGGAGGGTAGTTCGAGAATGGATCAACTTGAGGCAGAACTCGAAGCTGAAATCGGTCGCCTACATCTCGAAGAGGATGGAGAAGTGTTTCATCCAGAG GTAAATGTGGAGCAAAATGCAGCTGAATTGAGCCTAAATGCGTGCTGCGAAGAACACGAATATGGCACGGATGAGTTCCACGGGGTATCTCCGAGAGAGCTTGAGAGAAAGTTGTACCAAGTGATGGAGGTGAGGCAGCAAGAGAGGATAAAAGAGCTTGAAGCAGCTTTAGAATACGCGGTGCGGGAGCTAGAGGAGAAGGAAAGAGAGGTTTCGCTGTGGAGAGACGCGGGCCGCCTCGTTGCCCAGCACCTCCCCGCCATCTCCACCGTGTTGGCTCAACTGTGA